From a single Couchioplanes caeruleus genomic region:
- a CDS encoding HAD family hydrolase: protein MPPSPVALLLDFGGVLAEAPRSDPAPPGLVLRLYNLTNGVLSPGEINRALADGAQAYAQWRDRDEPDELPQAEVWRRFVTTGWPQRAQEAVRVNAAKLSYDWAWRPTWALRPGVPEALRAARAAELPMAVVSNTLCGAAHRDFLAKAGVGGLFAVQVYSDEVGVRKPNPEMIWHATRRLGVPTEQCWFVGDSYRRDIVCARRAETGAAILMRSPRTSTEDASRWPEPDVVVQDGFGLRDLLPF, encoded by the coding sequence ATGCCGCCCTCCCCGGTTGCGTTGCTGCTCGACTTCGGTGGTGTGCTCGCCGAGGCGCCCCGCTCCGATCCCGCGCCGCCTGGGCTGGTGCTGCGGCTGTACAACCTGACGAACGGCGTGCTGTCGCCGGGGGAGATCAACCGTGCGCTGGCCGACGGGGCTCAGGCGTACGCGCAATGGCGTGACCGCGACGAGCCGGACGAGCTGCCCCAGGCGGAGGTGTGGCGGCGCTTCGTCACCACGGGCTGGCCGCAGCGCGCGCAGGAGGCCGTACGAGTCAACGCGGCCAAGCTCAGCTACGACTGGGCGTGGCGGCCGACGTGGGCGCTGCGCCCCGGCGTGCCGGAGGCGTTGCGGGCGGCCCGCGCGGCCGAGCTGCCGATGGCGGTCGTGAGCAACACGTTGTGCGGGGCGGCGCACCGCGACTTCCTCGCGAAGGCCGGCGTCGGCGGGCTCTTCGCCGTGCAGGTGTACAGCGACGAGGTGGGGGTGCGCAAACCCAACCCGGAGATGATCTGGCACGCCACGCGGCGGCTGGGCGTACCCACCGAGCAGTGCTGGTTCGTCGGCGACAGCTACCGGCGGGACATCGTCTGTGCCCGCCGCGCCGAGACGGGAGCGGCGATCCTCATGCGCTCGCCGCGGACGTCCACCGAGGACGCGAGCCGCTGGCCCGAGCCGGACGTGGTGGTGCAGGACGGGTTCGGGCTGCGCGACCTGCTGCCGTTCTAG